From a single Lolium rigidum isolate FL_2022 chromosome 7, APGP_CSIRO_Lrig_0.1, whole genome shotgun sequence genomic region:
- the LOC124672665 gene encoding AAA-ATPase At3g50940-like, which yields MDPPSALASPSLVKLVDTYKKAAATAASVTAYAVLARGMARELLPDDLCALVSWGASLLRARMEPPPVERCTIVVRRIEENSSNCDDYNAFYTDVHDYLATRIDPRSMRRLRLSGGGASKVMSMDRGDSMTDLFEGVQFRWASVPGEGDHGVDSLELSFDAEHMDMALGRYVPSITAAAEQARRLNCALRIYMNESTSWRGISHHHPATFDTLAMDPPTKQAVIADIDRFLKRKEYYRRIGKAWKRGYLLYGPPGTGKSSLVAAVANYLRFNLYDLDLAELRCNSMLQRLLIGMPNKSILVIEDIDCCFTATSREDGKDRKTPVLPEDGSDDCSSTQQNITLSGLLNFIDGLWSTSGEERIIIFTTNYKDRLDPALLRPGRMDMHVYMGYCGWEAFKTLARNYFVVDDHPLFQEIQGLLAQVEVTPAEVSEMLLRSEDVDVALQGLVEFLIAKMQGKEDAGEGLLEFLIGKKQGEEDAGEAMKGTNIELVN from the exons ATGGATCCCCCGTCCGCGCTCGCGTCGCCGTCCTTGGTCAAGCTGGTGGACACGTACAAGaaggcggcggccacggcggcctcGGTGACGGCGTACGCCGTGCTGGCGCGCGGCATGGCGCGGGAGCTCCTGCCGGACGACCTCTGCGCCTTGGTCAGCTGGGGCGCCTCGCTCCTCCGCGCGCGGATGGAGCCGCCACCCGTCGAGCGCTGCACCATCGTCGTCAGGCGCATCGAGGAGAACTCCTCCAACTGCGATGACTACAACGCCTTCTACACCGACGTGCACGACTACCTGGCCACCCGGATCGACCCACGGTCCATGCGCCGGCTCCgcctcagcggcggcggcgccagcaaGGTCATGTCCATGGACCGCGGCGActccatgaccgacctcttcgagGGCGTCCAGTTCAGGTGGGCGTCCGTCCCGGGGGAAGGCGACCACGGGGTGGACTCGCTGGAGCTCAGCTTCGACGCGGAGCACATGGACATGGCGCTCGGCAGGTACGTGCCCTCCATCACCGCCGCGGCGGAGCAGGCGCGGCGGCTCAACTGCGCGCTCAGGATCTACATGAACGAGTCCACGTCCTGGCGCGGGATCAGCCACCACCACCCGGCCACCTTCGACACGCTCGCCATGGACCCGCCCACCAAGCAGGCCGTCATCGCCGACATCGACAGGTTCCTCAAGCGCAAGGAGTACTACCGCCGGATCGGCAAGGCGTGGAAGCGCGGCTACCTGCTCTACGGCCCGCCAGGCACCGGCAAGTCCAGCctggtcgccgccgtcgccaattacCTCCGCTTCAATCTCTACGACCTCGACCTCGCCGAGCTGCGCTGCAACTCCATGCTCCAGAGGCTGCTCATCGGCATGCCCAACAAGTCCATCCTCGTCATCGAGGACATCGACTGCTGCTTCACTGCCACGTCCAGGGAAGATGGCAAGGACCGCAAGACGCCGGTGCTGCCCGAGGATGGCTCCGACGACTGCTCAAGCACG CAGCAGAACATAACCTTGTCCGGCCTGCTCAACTTCATCGACGGGCTGTGGTCCACCAGCGGCGAGGAGcgcatcatcatcttcaccaccaACTACAAGGATCGCCTCGACCCGGCGCTGCTGCGGCCAGGGCGCATGGACATGCACGTCTACATGGGCTACTGCGGCTGGGAGGCGTTCAAGACGCTCGCCCGGAACTACTTCGTCGTCGACGACCACCCGCTGTTCCAGGAGATACAGGGGCTGCTTGCCCAGGTGGAGGTGACGCCGGCCGAGGTGTCGGAGATGCTGCTGCGGAGCGAGGACGTCGACGTCGCACTCCAGGGGCTCGTGGAGTTCCTCATAGCGAAGATGCAGGGGAAGGAAGATGCAGGGGAG GGGCTTCTGGAGTTCCTCATAGGGAAGAAGCAGGGGGAGGAAGATGCAGGGGAGGCAATGAAGGGGACCAACATCGAGCTAGTAAACTGA